Proteins co-encoded in one Brassica oleracea var. oleracea cultivar TO1000 chromosome C4, BOL, whole genome shotgun sequence genomic window:
- the LOC106337545 gene encoding uncharacterized protein LOC106337545: protein MARRSPPQLHTSRRGVVSFRWKLITALSASLCVLALFSIYHRQSRPVPSLSAARSRIPLHKYSGDRPKIAFLFLARHDLPLDFLWDRFFKGGDERNLSIYVHSTPGFVFDEGTTRSHFFHNRQLKNSIEVVWGEASMIAAERLLLASALEEPSNQRFVLLSDSCVPLYDFGYIYTYLMSSPKSFVDSFLDTKDQRYTMKMFPVIPKEKWRKGSQWISLIRSHAEVIVNDDTVFPVFQKFCKRSLPLDPSNKWLYLKHRRHNCIPDEHYVQTLLTMRGLKSEMERRTVTYTTWNLLAKKAEAKSWHPLTFTSDNSGAKEIEEIKKINHVYYETEYRTEWCRANSKPVPCFLFARKFTRGAAMRLLSEGLVESSTDTTTTS, encoded by the exons ATGGCGCGGAGATCGCCGCCGCAGCTTCACACGTCACGTCGCGGCGTCGTGTCGTTTCGATGGAAGCTAATCACTGCTCTCTCTGCCTCTCTATGCGTACTAGCTCTCTTCAGTATCTACCACCGTCAGTCTCGTCCCGTTCCGTCGCTATCAGCCGCGAGATCCAGAATCCCGCTCCACAAATACTCCGGCGACCGTCCGAAGATCGCGTTCCTTTTCCTCGCTCGACATGACCTGCCTCTCGATTTCCTATGGGACAGATTCTTCAAG GGTGGAGATGAGAGGAACTTGTCAATCTATGTTCATTCAACACCTGGTTTCGTATTCGATGAAGGCACCACTCGATCACACTTCTTCCACAATCGCCAGTTGAAGAATAGCATCGAG GTGGTATGGGGAGAAGCAAGCATGATTGCAGCAGAGAGATTGTTGCTTGCTTCCGCCTTGGAAGAGCCTTCTAATCAAAGATTTGTTCTTTTATCTGATAG CTGTGTTCCTTTATACGACTTTGGTTACATATACACATATCTAATGTCTTCGCCGAAAAGCTTTGTAGATAG TTTCCTTGATACTAAAGATCAGCGCTACACCATGAAAATGTTTCCTGTCATACCCAAAGAGAAATGGCGAAAAGGATCTCAG TGGATATCATTGATCAGAAGCCATGCAGAGGTCATTGTTAACGACGATACTGTGTTCCCAGTTTTTCAGAAATTTTGCAAG CGATCTCTACCTCTGGATCCCAGTAACAAATGGCTATATCTT AAACACAGACGTCACAACTGCATCCCTGATGAACACTACGTTCAAACTCTACTTACA ATGCGTGGCTTGAAAAGTGAAATGGAACGGAGAACAGTGACATACACAACATGGAACCTATTAGCCAAAAAAGCTGAAGCCAAATCTTGGCATCCTCTCACTTTCACATCTGACAACTCCGGAGCAAAGGAGATAGAAGAAATAAAGAAAATCAACCATGTATACTATGAAACAGAGTATCGAACAGAATGGTGCCGGGCTAATTCAAAACCCGTCCCTTGCTTTCTCTTTGCGAGGAAGTTCACTAGAGGAGCCGCAATGCGTCTTTTGAGTGAAGGATTAGTAGAATCATCAACTGATACAACAACAACCTCTTGA